The Oncorhynchus nerka isolate Pitt River linkage group LG3, Oner_Uvic_2.0, whole genome shotgun sequence genome includes the window tttcacctgtgtgtattttagtttaattaacgtccttatatgtagtaggttgtcccgcccttgttttgtgcgggattgtttttgtattcatgtcATTTGGTGTAGTGCTTGTGTTTTATTCTCCGGTCTATTTTTGATCCTGGTTTGGATTATTCAccctgtgtgttgggttgaccgtGTTTTTCGTGCGCCGGAGAATAAACTGTCAAAtatctctgcgcctgattccacccaccttgataaAACGTGACATTAAGATGGGATTAGAGATTAACTTGAACATTTGCTCTTTATaaaattttgttttgtttttttactactcaaaaggcacctaattggTGGAATGACCAACAAGTTCTCAGTGTCATTGCAGAATCTGATGTTTTACCATTAACAAACATTTCAATGGTTAAGTTTAGGAATTCATTCAGAATTgttaaggtaatggttaaggtttgggatagggttaaaactcAAAATGCAAAACGAGGGTCTAGCCCTGGGATTGAAAACTTGACCCTCGGAGCTGGAGCTCATCCGCAACACCCTATTTGATGGTAATAgctctcactgttgcccctagtgaccggttttcagtggtgtaaagtatttaagtaaaaatacGTATAGTACTagttaagtagttttttggggtatctgtactttactttactatttatttaTTGACAACTTTTCATTTTCCTccactacatttctaaagaaaataatgaactttttactccgtacattttccctgacacccaaaagtgcttgttacattttgaatgcttagcaggacaggaacattGTCGGGAAATGAATTCAAAACCGgcagtgttggaaaaagtacccaattatcatacttgagtaaaagtaaagataccataatagaaaatgaaaagtcaaaaagcatttggttttaataaacttaagtatcaaaagtaaatgtaattgctaaaatgtatACAATATTTCAAAACCAATGTGTTAATTGGGGATATTCTCCCATTTTCACAAACACAAAACATAAAAAATGCAATATTTTTGAGTACAAACAATTTCATAATTAATGTGGTTTAACACTTGGTTTAACATTGACAACAATGTCCTTTTTTAACTATCTAAAACATAACACTTGGGAATATAGGTACAATGATTATTTTTTGGATTCTCTGCAAAATAGATTTGCTGAATTGTTTTCTTAAAACTGAACGATTATTCAGCTGAATAAACAAAGATTaagatatgtacagtatatttggGACTGATATGTGGACTAAATAACACCTTAGCGTGGGAACGCTATGCATCAACAGCTGCATCACACCCATGCTTTGTGATACATTTCCATATAAATATATGCCATTTTTCTTTTaaatacagtggcttgtgaaagtattcacccccttggcatttgtcCTATTTTGTTGTCATGCAAACTGGAATTAAACTAGatttttgggggtttgtatcatttgatttacacaacatgcctaccatgcccaccactttgaagatgtaaaatatgttttattgtgaaacaaacaagaaataagacaaaaaaactgaacttgagtgtgcataactattcaccccccctcccccccaccacCCATAAAGTCAATACTtcgtagagccaccttttgcagtaattacagctgcaagtcagcaattacagctgcaagtctcttgtggtatgtctctataagcatGGCACAtccagccactgggattttttccaattcttcaaggcaaaactgctccagctccttcaagttggatgggttctgctatTGTACCACAATcgttaagtcataccacatattctcaattggattgaggtctgggctttgactaggccattccaagacatttaaatgtttccccttaaaccactcaagtgttgctttagcagtatgcttagggtcattttcctgctggaaggtgaatctcagtcccagtctcaaatctctggaagactgaaacaggtttccctcaagaatttccctgtatttagtgccttccatcattccttcaattctgaccagtttcccagtccctgccaatgaaaaacatccccatagcatgatgctgccaccaccatgcttcactgtagggatggtgttctcgggtgatgggaggtgttgggtttgcgccagacatagcgttttccttgatggccaaaaagctcaattttagtctcatctgaccagagtaccttcttccatatgtttggggagtctcccacatgtcttttggcgaacaccaaatgcaTTTGCTTATttatttctttaagcaatggctttttttctggccactcttccataaagcccaactctgtggagtgtgcagcttaaagtggtcctatgtacagatactccaatctccactgtggcgctttgcagctccttcagggttatttttggtctctttgttgcctctctaattaatgccctccttgcctggtccatgagttttggtgggcggccctctcttggcaggtttgttgtggtgcgatattttttccattttttaataatggattaaatagtgctccgtgggatgttcaaagtttcagatattgttttataacccaaccctgatctgtacttctccacaactttgtctctgacctgtttggagagctccttggtcttcatggtgccgcttgcttggtggtgttgcagactctggggcgtttcagaacaggtgtgtatatatactgagatcatgtgacagatcatgtgacacttagattgcacacaggtgcactttattgaactaattatgtgacttctgaaggtaattggttgcaccagatcttatttaggggcttcatagcaaatggggtgaatacatatgcaccacttttccatttttttatttatttttatttatttttgaaacaagtaatttttttcatttcacttcaccaatttggactattttgtgtatgtccattacatgaaatcctgccaaaaatccatttaaattacaggttgtaacgcaacaaaataggaaatacGCTAAGGGGGGATGAATACTCTCCAAGGCACTGTAGTTTAAAATGTCATCCCTTCTCTCAAAGCTCAGAAGTCAGCCAATGTCATCTGCCACACAGAGATGACCGTGTGTCTAACTAAGGGCTTTCCCCCCAGCACCAGTAGCAAATCAGGCAGGTTTTGTGCTATGCTCTCATGGCTCTCCTCTGGTTTACCTGAACCATCCTCCTCTATATTCTCACAGCTCCACTGCTTACTGAAGGCCTCCTGGTTCTCAAAGGTCAGACAATTCCCAAACCGCTGAGTGTCATTCCCACTTAGACCATTACAATAGTCCCCCACTTCAGTCAATAGCTTCTCCGAGCTACTAAACGTCTCCAGCTCTATAGTGCCCTCTGTCTTTGAGGAGGATGGGAAGCATTTGTTCTTGAACGGCCGTATCTTGCTGTCAAGTCTGTTTCTGATGGTGGTGCTGGGGATCAGGGTGGTGCTGGTGGTTGTGGTCACGGAAGGCTGGTAGCTAGGGCCCAGGCCAGCACAGCAGTGGTAGATCCTGTGGGGAGGTGGGTTGGAGCCGGGTAGCACGGCTAGCTTCCCCCAGGTCTGGGTGGTGAAGCTGTACCTGTGGATAAAAAGCacctgctaaatggcatatcttatattattatatattcagTGTAGCTTGCTTCAGCAAGCACACTCTAGATATTTCTCTTACTTCTGACTTATAGTTATTACTATTATTTAGGACGCTATTTACGATAGAAACATTTACGATAGAAACTCCATTCAAAATGTGAAGAGTGACTCAGGTCTGAATGGTGAAGCTGTACCTCCATAGACAGCTCCTGGGTGTGTGctggctctctcctcctccaaacaGAAGCATGCTGTCCCGGTAGACCACAGTTGAGTGGCCCACCAGCTTAGAGGGGCCTGATCTGTATAACACATCCACAGgacagacaggaaggaaggaaaaaCAACACAACGCATTGTTCAACAAGCAACACAATTCGTCTATTGTTAGTTTTTTTGCTTTGTGTGGAAAAGATAACATCACTTAGATTGCTGATTTACTGAATGTGCTGTGTGTACATAAACTGCACAATTCCAATTATTTATTCAAACATAACAATTAATATTGAATGATGATAGAGGTTTGTGAGAGGTAAAAGCTACAGGTTAAGCAAATTAATCTGGTGGCTCGGCGCCAGATAACATTGTCTGGTTTCAGACATTCAGACACTGTTTTGCATTTCCTGTTGAGAGTAAAAACGCTGAACAAATTGCCACACAAAATAACTGAGCCCATAAAGAGACATTATAATTGACATGATATTGCCCTCCATAAGGCTGTTGAGGTTGTCAGTGCCTGAAACAGACCTGGGTCAAATACATTATCTCAAATTCTTTCAAATACTTGACCAGAGCTTGACTTAGCTTACCCAGTACAATGGAGCCAATGGAACAGTCCTAAAAGTATCCTCCATAAGGGTATTGAAAGTTGTCAGTGCCTGCACCCTTGAAAACTATTTTCATAAATATGTAGTATCCATTGAAACcccagaggcagagagagagagagagagagagatagagacaaatAAAGAGGGAGCAGAGATCACTCACGTGGCATTGAGACAGCTCCAGGAATGACTGGTAGAGTTCCATCTCCACAGATCCCTCTGCTCCCTCAGGCCTCTCAGACCCCCGAAAAGGTACATGCAGTCCAGATGTGTCATGGCAGAGTGGCTGTGTCTGGGACCTGGACCCACCTCTGTCTGGGTACAGTCCAGCAGGGACCACACCATagtgtctgacacacacacacacacacacaagacagtgTTAAGTGAAGTGTTGGTAAATTCAAAACATATTCCAGTCATGATATCATTATTGTTTTCTCTGGAAATGTGACAGCAATGCGTTGTTATTAAATGATAATCACGAAAACCAAATGATCTATCCATAGAAAACGTCTAACTCACCAAGTTCTAACTTCCAAAACTCCTGTGATGAGGCTCTCATGTCAATGTATCCTCCGTAGATGTACATGGCAGAGCTAAACACCACGGCACTGTGGCCCTTCCTGTTGACTGGCACCTGATTCTGTTAACATGTTAGCATATGGACGGCCATGAGGGATGTCATCAATATCAGTACAAAGCATGGGAACCGTACTTGATCAGCTATTACTATTAATCATGCTATGGGCCAGTTTATAGAGCTGCCGTAtgctgttgttacatttagttAATCAATTGATTATGTTTTTCATTCATTGCAGTTAAAACCGTACTTGATATGAGAGGGTATACAAATTAATATGTACTGTTCTTTTAATAATTTATAGTGGTGCATTTGTGCGAGCTGTGGAAAATGAGCATGGATACATTGTCACTCTCAATTTCCCTGGTATATGGAGCATTTACTTTTACATTACATACCTGAGGGGGGTTCCTATCCTGCCAGGACACCCACTGCTCTTTCACTGCAAGAGATATGAGAAAGGACACTGACAACTGTGCAGGACTCACAGAGAAACAAAGGCAGAATGGCAGCTTTTCTTTGCCGTCACTCCCTATGAGAACTGTGAGCTAGTACCAACTTTTTTATGTTGTCAGGTAGGATTTTAAATGCCAGATGCAAGTTTGAACATGTTTTAACACTTCTTTCTTGTGAGGAGTAGAAGTGTTTGGGATGTTGTTGGATCATTATGATTGTGTCAGTAGTTATTGAGGTGTATGTTGCCCACAGTGGATTTTACCAATATCAAACACCCAGAGGGGGGTTTTCCATATAGTGTACGCAGAATCAATCATTCCACCGAAGACATACAGAACACCCTGTAAAGATAATGATTTACAATCAACATTGAGCTACATGAAGCCTACCATGTAAAGCAATGCTAAGCAGTCTGAGATACAATGACATTGATATTACCTTGATATAACCATACAGATGACATAGATAGAACCCTACCTGATGGGCCACCATGGAATGTTCCTGAAGCTCCTCAGGTGCTGCCTCACAGCTACAGTCCAACTCTGTCCACTCATTGCGTactacatagacacacacagtggttAGGTCCATACCCACATTCCTAATGTGTAACAACATCACTGTATAACACTTATAACATAATTGAATCACATTCTGCATAACTGACATATACAGTTTGTAGCAGACCAGGTCACAATATAAACAAAGTTATAATAATTATGACTTAGAAAAAGTATAGTGTATCTGACATTTACTAATCTTTTAATGAACCTAGAAGAAAATATTGCCTGCATGCTGGCCAGCTATAATAACAGCCTGTCACCAGAGACTAGTCACTTACCAACATTATACCTCCAGAAGTCCCTGAGCGAgtggctctccctccctcccaacacaAAGACACTGTCCCCGTAGGAGCAGCAGGCGTGCTTGTAGCGTTCACATGGTGCAGGGCCACTCTGAGGCAGTACGGTCCACAGGCTGGGGCTGCTACTGCTCCTCCGGCTCATACTAGGGCATCCTCAATCTCAGCTGTCATTGGGCTGCTATTCTCCTCAGGAAAATGACTGCATGGTGAAGAATAGGCACAGCAACACTAGTTgtcaaccactaaccactacaggTGTCATGTGACTGTTCTCCTTAGTTGTTGTCTTTGGAAAGAGATTCAATGGACACAGTGAAGAAACCTTTAACCAAAACAGTCCGTATGAAATTTGAATCCCTCTGCAGCTGCAAGAAAATAAACGTTCAATTAACTATTATCCTCAGGAAAAAACTAACAGTGAAGTATCTGATGTCATGCTTCTCTCTGAGCGGCTTCTCTGTCCCCGGGTGTGACAAAACCTGTTTGAAGAGGCACCTAATATAACAGACAATGCACTGCAACCCCAGGCAACACCATTGGTCAGGACACAAAGTCGGCCACCACCACACTCCATTATGTCGCCAACGTATGGATGACAGTCCTACATAGACACAGTTGCCAAGACAGCATTTGTTGTTGCTGCTGAAGTATGCTTGTGTGCTCATCTGACACCCTCTACAGGCAGAGCACCTGACTCTGTGGGTAACGCAGGGAGGAGACCTCCCTATGCAGGCAACATATTCATTATTTTAACTCCTCACACTCTTATGACTATAGCCTGAGCCTATATCTGCTATGTTGTCTTGCCAACTTTGCCAGGCCAAACATACACAGCACAattagatctgggaccaggctaactgtatACAAGTACTTCATTATATAACCAGAACAGTCAGCTTCATACCCAAAAAGAGACATTTGTCTTAGTACTTTGTATGGTTTTTGAGTATTCATAATACATGTGTATATTAATTTGTATAGTACAAACAAGCAACAAGTAACCATCGCAACAGTACACATGTTGTCACCACGAATGATGCAGCTCCCCCTTgggccaatcagtgtaattttgtaaataCGAATCTCTATGGCAAGACATATTATTCACCCAAGTTTCATCAACATTGGGCCAGTGCTGTCTGAGATATCGCATGTGACTAACGTACTAACGAGctaatggacagagacagatccacagTCCCCTCCAGGGGTATAGTGCTACACAGAGCTGGTAAAAATATTTCTGGAAAATGTATTCTGAAGCAATGTCTCGCAAGATCACATAATAATTCATTCATATTATAACAGAACTGAATATAATAGCATGACATAATAGGCCTATAATGTTACTGTTACACCCAAAAAAAACTCTTAGGATGGTTAGCTTTAAGATGTGCCAAAATCAGCACCTGCCACGAGGCAGAATATATGCTTTGATTGAAACAAAATACAATGTTTATAGTTTAACAACATCTGGTCTAATTCGCTCTCAAAACAGTAATTCAAGAAGATCTAAAAATCATATTCCCATGAATCTGATTGAAATCCAATGAGATTGGTATGCAGACGAGGTTTGGACATTTCACCGGTAAAACATGAAGAATTAGGCCTATCATTCACGATTCACAGTGATGATGACATATTTTGAAATTAGGTGTGCCTAACTTGGTGTTTGAGGGTGAAACAAGTAAGACattttcttgacacaaaccaggtttccatccaacgtTTTTATGCAAGTAAAGTAGGCCTACATGTCGGATTACaaatgtcacgacaggcctgatggaaacagcagatttgtccgtaaactttccaaatgttgacaaaacaaaatacgTTTGACAAGCTGGGATCTTTTGGTGtcggtaaaattaattatgcaaaAAATTATGCACCTTTATACGCAAATATTGATATGATAACTATCATATCGATGTCACGCAATAACATGtcgtgtggtcctcccactaggaCTTGCAGTTTATTatgctacagatgaaataagttatgatgaacttcacagggtggtgaaagtgcatggtgatgagcttgatgctactTTCTAATAAATATTGatattattctggtgacatgatgatcaatgcttggctgccgtttgacaaattaAAATAATCTCGCTATTTTGTCTATAAAAATCTCATGTAGACCTGGTAGGCTATACCTGCTCtgtatctgccagctgttggctagagtgcatGTGCTATGACCAGTGTTGGCACATTCGCTATATAA containing:
- the klhdc3l gene encoding kelch domain-containing protein 3 translates to MSRRSSSSPSLWTVLPQSGPAPCERYKHACCSYGDSVFVLGGRESHSLRDFWRYNVVRNEWTELDCSCEAAPEELQEHSMVAHQGVLYVFGGMIDSAYTIWKTPLWVFDIVKEQWVSWQDRNPPQNQVPVNRKGHSAVVFSSAMYIYGGYIDMRASSQEFWKLELDTMVWSLLDCTQTEVGPGPRHSHSAMTHLDCMYLFGGLRGLREQRDLWRWNSTSHSWSCLNATSGPSKLVGHSTVVYRDSMLLFGGGESQHTPRSCLWRYSFTTQTWGKLAVLPGSNPPPHRIYHCCAGLGPSYQPSVTTTTSTTLIPSTTIRNRLDSKIRPFKNKCFPSSSKTEGTIELETFSSSEKLLTEVGDYCNGLSGNDTQRFGNCLTFENQEAFSKQWSCENIEEDGSGKPEESHESIAQNLPDLLLVLGGKPLVRHTVISVWQMTLADF